One Littorina saxatilis isolate snail1 linkage group LG1, US_GU_Lsax_2.0, whole genome shotgun sequence genomic window carries:
- the LOC138983516 gene encoding uncharacterized protein isoform X2 encodes MKLMLIRQLSASVQMARRGVCEKLRSSLSSLCCESAIVTLTLVSALAISGEILVNYGILRTPSSKSAVQTTDGGQPDTDKTNLSQASPQSASDDRTMDIVESVFHYISLVIAGIFFVEILLKLAAFRMRFLVNPWQVLDMMVVLTAAMAEVAFEIEGRMIQLEACTYVIVFRLCRLPVTCKIKAKAVQYDLEQEIEVWKAGKVKMEDKCRSLEAKHNKQKEKLERLERELTTLKRDANEKHHFSNHSSEKQQASPPPPNGTVAFNKLNGYTSNHSPSAYHVTPDDKARDIPYATANSDNDTVDGTPRKIGRPQEDGDERETEEDTVDEEEEERGRGRTYFRSGSESSLSCQASEHEVHVQIEGQDQEGVTVDVTSQEEGSASVNIPVQRRHKDAGGEVYYDNSGYDPDIDNDPDGHGVLVHEFDGARTYQSAAGIPMTDL; translated from the exons TGGGGTGTGTGAAAAACTGAGGTCGTCACTCAGCAGCCTGTGCTGCGAGTCAGCCattgtgaccttgaccttggtgtCTGCCCTTGCAATCTCGGGCGAGATCCTCGTCAACTATGGGATCCTCAGAA CCCCTTCAAGCAAGTCTGCCGTACAGACCACAGACGGTGGTCAGCCGGACACGGACAAGACCAACTTGTCCCAGGCATCGCCACAGTCCGCCAGCGATGACCGCACCATGGACATAGTGGAGAGTGTCTTCCACTACATCAGTCTGGTCATCGCCGGCATCTTTTTCGTCGAG ATTTTGCTGAAGCTGGCAGCCTTCAGAATGCGCTTTCTCGTCAACCCCTGGCAG GTGCTGGACATGATGGTGGTGCTAACAGCAGCGATGGCGGAGGTGGCCTTTGAGATCGAGGGCCGCATGATCCAACTGGAGGCCTGCACCTACGTCATCGTCTTCAGGCTGTGTAGGCTGCCTGTCACCTGCAAGA TCAAGGCCAAGGCCGTGCAGTATGACCTTGAACAAGAGATTGAGGTGTGGAAGGCTGGCAAGGTCAAGATGGAAGACAAGTGCAGGAGCCTGGAAgccaaacacaacaaacaaaag GAAAAGCTAGAGCGGCTTGAGCGAGAACTTACAACGCTGAAGAGAGACGCGAATGAGAAACATCACTTTTCAAACCACTCATCTGAAAAACAGCAAG CTTCACCTCCGCCTCCAAATGGAACGGTAGCATTCAACAAGCTGAACGGCTATACCTCCAATCACTCGCCGTCTGCGTATCACGTGACCCCAGACGACAAAGCACGTGATATTCCTTACGCCACAGCGAACTCCGACAACGACACGGTAGACGGCACTCCAAGGAAGATAGGAAGACCTCAGGAAGACGGGGATGAAAGAGAGACGGAGGAAGACACGGTGgacgaggaagaggaagagagagggagggggagaaccTACTTCCGGTCTGGCAGCGAGAGTTCTCTCTCTTGTCAGGCCTCAGAGCACGAGGTCCACGTGCAGATTGAAGGTCAAGACCAGGAAGGGGTGACGGTCGACGTGACGTCACAGGAGGAGGGGAGCGCGTCAGTCAACATACCAGTACAAAGGCGACATAAAG ATGCTGGTGGGGAGGTGTATTACGACAACAGCGGCTACGACCCTGACATTGACAACGACCCTGATGGTCACGGGGTGTTGGTGCATGAGTTTGATGGAGCCAGGACTTATCAGAGCGCG GCGGGAATACCCATGACAGATCTTTGA
- the LOC138983516 gene encoding uncharacterized protein isoform X1, translating to MSKIYDVYAPKVFAENVGPAPHTRSLISSSKSKQCASGVCEKLRSSLSSLCCESAIVTLTLVSALAISGEILVNYGILRTPSSKSAVQTTDGGQPDTDKTNLSQASPQSASDDRTMDIVESVFHYISLVIAGIFFVEILLKLAAFRMRFLVNPWQVLDMMVVLTAAMAEVAFEIEGRMIQLEACTYVIVFRLCRLPVTCKIKAKAVQYDLEQEIEVWKAGKVKMEDKCRSLEAKHNKQKEKLERLERELTTLKRDANEKHHFSNHSSEKQQASPPPPNGTVAFNKLNGYTSNHSPSAYHVTPDDKARDIPYATANSDNDTVDGTPRKIGRPQEDGDERETEEDTVDEEEEERGRGRTYFRSGSESSLSCQASEHEVHVQIEGQDQEGVTVDVTSQEEGSASVNIPVQRRHKDAGGEVYYDNSGYDPDIDNDPDGHGVLVHEFDGARTYQSAAGIPMTDL from the exons ATGTCCAAGATCTACGACGTGTACGCGCCCAAGGTGTTCGCTGAGAATGTTGGACCTGCTCCGCACACCAGGAGTCTCATATCGTCAAGCAAGTCCAAACAATGTGCTAG TGGGGTGTGTGAAAAACTGAGGTCGTCACTCAGCAGCCTGTGCTGCGAGTCAGCCattgtgaccttgaccttggtgtCTGCCCTTGCAATCTCGGGCGAGATCCTCGTCAACTATGGGATCCTCAGAA CCCCTTCAAGCAAGTCTGCCGTACAGACCACAGACGGTGGTCAGCCGGACACGGACAAGACCAACTTGTCCCAGGCATCGCCACAGTCCGCCAGCGATGACCGCACCATGGACATAGTGGAGAGTGTCTTCCACTACATCAGTCTGGTCATCGCCGGCATCTTTTTCGTCGAG ATTTTGCTGAAGCTGGCAGCCTTCAGAATGCGCTTTCTCGTCAACCCCTGGCAG GTGCTGGACATGATGGTGGTGCTAACAGCAGCGATGGCGGAGGTGGCCTTTGAGATCGAGGGCCGCATGATCCAACTGGAGGCCTGCACCTACGTCATCGTCTTCAGGCTGTGTAGGCTGCCTGTCACCTGCAAGA TCAAGGCCAAGGCCGTGCAGTATGACCTTGAACAAGAGATTGAGGTGTGGAAGGCTGGCAAGGTCAAGATGGAAGACAAGTGCAGGAGCCTGGAAgccaaacacaacaaacaaaag GAAAAGCTAGAGCGGCTTGAGCGAGAACTTACAACGCTGAAGAGAGACGCGAATGAGAAACATCACTTTTCAAACCACTCATCTGAAAAACAGCAAG CTTCACCTCCGCCTCCAAATGGAACGGTAGCATTCAACAAGCTGAACGGCTATACCTCCAATCACTCGCCGTCTGCGTATCACGTGACCCCAGACGACAAAGCACGTGATATTCCTTACGCCACAGCGAACTCCGACAACGACACGGTAGACGGCACTCCAAGGAAGATAGGAAGACCTCAGGAAGACGGGGATGAAAGAGAGACGGAGGAAGACACGGTGgacgaggaagaggaagagagagggagggggagaaccTACTTCCGGTCTGGCAGCGAGAGTTCTCTCTCTTGTCAGGCCTCAGAGCACGAGGTCCACGTGCAGATTGAAGGTCAAGACCAGGAAGGGGTGACGGTCGACGTGACGTCACAGGAGGAGGGGAGCGCGTCAGTCAACATACCAGTACAAAGGCGACATAAAG ATGCTGGTGGGGAGGTGTATTACGACAACAGCGGCTACGACCCTGACATTGACAACGACCCTGATGGTCACGGGGTGTTGGTGCATGAGTTTGATGGAGCCAGGACTTATCAGAGCGCG GCGGGAATACCCATGACAGATCTTTGA
- the LOC138983516 gene encoding uncharacterized protein isoform X3 — protein MAAKTSGVCEKLRSSLSSLCCESAIVTLTLVSALAISGEILVNYGILRTPSSKSAVQTTDGGQPDTDKTNLSQASPQSASDDRTMDIVESVFHYISLVIAGIFFVEILLKLAAFRMRFLVNPWQVLDMMVVLTAAMAEVAFEIEGRMIQLEACTYVIVFRLCRLPVTCKIKAKAVQYDLEQEIEVWKAGKVKMEDKCRSLEAKHNKQKEKLERLERELTTLKRDANEKHHFSNHSSEKQQASPPPPNGTVAFNKLNGYTSNHSPSAYHVTPDDKARDIPYATANSDNDTVDGTPRKIGRPQEDGDERETEEDTVDEEEEERGRGRTYFRSGSESSLSCQASEHEVHVQIEGQDQEGVTVDVTSQEEGSASVNIPVQRRHKDAGGEVYYDNSGYDPDIDNDPDGHGVLVHEFDGARTYQSAAGIPMTDL, from the exons TGGGGTGTGTGAAAAACTGAGGTCGTCACTCAGCAGCCTGTGCTGCGAGTCAGCCattgtgaccttgaccttggtgtCTGCCCTTGCAATCTCGGGCGAGATCCTCGTCAACTATGGGATCCTCAGAA CCCCTTCAAGCAAGTCTGCCGTACAGACCACAGACGGTGGTCAGCCGGACACGGACAAGACCAACTTGTCCCAGGCATCGCCACAGTCCGCCAGCGATGACCGCACCATGGACATAGTGGAGAGTGTCTTCCACTACATCAGTCTGGTCATCGCCGGCATCTTTTTCGTCGAG ATTTTGCTGAAGCTGGCAGCCTTCAGAATGCGCTTTCTCGTCAACCCCTGGCAG GTGCTGGACATGATGGTGGTGCTAACAGCAGCGATGGCGGAGGTGGCCTTTGAGATCGAGGGCCGCATGATCCAACTGGAGGCCTGCACCTACGTCATCGTCTTCAGGCTGTGTAGGCTGCCTGTCACCTGCAAGA TCAAGGCCAAGGCCGTGCAGTATGACCTTGAACAAGAGATTGAGGTGTGGAAGGCTGGCAAGGTCAAGATGGAAGACAAGTGCAGGAGCCTGGAAgccaaacacaacaaacaaaag GAAAAGCTAGAGCGGCTTGAGCGAGAACTTACAACGCTGAAGAGAGACGCGAATGAGAAACATCACTTTTCAAACCACTCATCTGAAAAACAGCAAG CTTCACCTCCGCCTCCAAATGGAACGGTAGCATTCAACAAGCTGAACGGCTATACCTCCAATCACTCGCCGTCTGCGTATCACGTGACCCCAGACGACAAAGCACGTGATATTCCTTACGCCACAGCGAACTCCGACAACGACACGGTAGACGGCACTCCAAGGAAGATAGGAAGACCTCAGGAAGACGGGGATGAAAGAGAGACGGAGGAAGACACGGTGgacgaggaagaggaagagagagggagggggagaaccTACTTCCGGTCTGGCAGCGAGAGTTCTCTCTCTTGTCAGGCCTCAGAGCACGAGGTCCACGTGCAGATTGAAGGTCAAGACCAGGAAGGGGTGACGGTCGACGTGACGTCACAGGAGGAGGGGAGCGCGTCAGTCAACATACCAGTACAAAGGCGACATAAAG ATGCTGGTGGGGAGGTGTATTACGACAACAGCGGCTACGACCCTGACATTGACAACGACCCTGATGGTCACGGGGTGTTGGTGCATGAGTTTGATGGAGCCAGGACTTATCAGAGCGCG GCGGGAATACCCATGACAGATCTTTGA